In uncultured Fibrobacter sp., the genomic window CGATCACGGCCTTCACGCCGAGGAAGCGCGGTTCCATGGCGGCGTGTTCGCGGCTAGAACCTTCACCATAGTTTTCGTCACCGATGACGATGGAGCCCGTGCCCTTGGCCTTGTAAATCTTGGCAAGTTCCGGAACTTCCTTGTATTCACCGCACTGGCAGAGAACCTTGTTGGTTTCGCCGTTGAAGGCGTTCACGGCGCCGATGAGCATGTTGTTCGAAATGTTTTCGAGGTGACCGCGGTAGTTGAGCCACGGACCGGCCATGGAGATGTGGTCGGTAGTGCACTTGCCCTTGGCCTTGATGAGGATCGGGGCGCCTGCGATGTCCTTGCCGTCCCAAGCCGCGAACGGGGCGAGGGCCTGGAGGCGCTTGCTTTCGGGGTTGATGGAAACGGTAATCTTGGAACCGTCTTCGGCGGGAGCCTGATAGCCGGCATCCTTGACTTCGAAGCCCTTCGGCGGGAGTTCGCACTGTTCCGGCGGGTCGAGCTTGACGGCCTTGCCTTCGTTGTTCACGAGGGTGTCGGTCATCGGGTTGAAGCGGATGTCGCCAGAGAGGGCGGCGATCACGGCCATGAGCGGGCTTGCCACAAAGGCGTGCGTGTTCGGGTTGCCGTCGGCGCGCTTGGCGAAGTTGCGGTTAAAGCTGTGGACGATGGTGTTGAGTTCCTTCTTGTCGGCACCGGCACGGTCCCAGCGGCCAATGCAAGGACCGCAGGCGTTCGTCATAATCGTTGCACCGAACTGCTTGAACAAGTCGATGAGGCCGTCGCGCTCGGCGGTGTAGCGCACCTGTTCGGAGCCCGGGTTGATGAGAAGCGGGCACTTCGGGCTGAGACCCTTCGCGAGGGCCTGCTTGATCATGTTTGCTGCCATGAACAAATCTTCGTAGCTGGAGTTCGTGCAGCTACCGATGAGGGCTGCACTTACGACCGGAGTAGATTCCGGCTTGGTTTCGGTGGCCTTGAGGCTTTCTGCCATGTCGGTCACGGCGTAGGCGCGGTCCGGGCTGAACGGGCCGTTGAAGTGCGGCACGAGCGTGCTCAGGTCGATTTCCACGACGCGGTCAAAATACTTTTCCGGATTTGCTTCGACTTCGGGATCGGCCTTGAGGTGTTCTGCAATCTTGTCGGCAGCGGCGGCCACGTCGGCACGGCCAGTCACCTTGAGGTAGCGGCTCATGGAATCGTCGTAGCTGAAGGTGGAGCAGGTAGCGCCCACTTCGGCACCCATGTTGGCAATCGTTGCCTTGCCGGTAGCGGAGAGGCTGCGTGCGCCTTCGCCGAAGTATTCGATAATGGCGTTGGTGCCACCCTTAACAGTGAGGATGCCAGCGAGCTTGAGGATGATGTCCTTGGCGGTAGCGAAGCCCTGGAGCTTGCCGGTGAGCTTCACGCCGATCATCTTCGGGTACTTGAGTTCCCACGGGAGGCCTACCATGGCGTCCACGGCGTCTGCACCGCCCACGCCAATCGCGAGCATGCCGAGGCCGCCTGCGTTCACGGTGTGGGAATCGGTACCGATCATCATTCCGCCCGGGAAGGCGTAGTTTTCGAGCACCACCTGGTGGATGATGCCTGCACCCGGGAGCCAGCAGTCAATGCCGTACTTGGCAGAGACGGACTGCAAGAAGTCGTACACTTCCTTACTTTCTTCCTTAGCGCGCGGGAGGTCCTTTTCAACACCTTCACGAGCGATAATCAAGTGGTCGCAGTGCACGGAGCTGGGTACTGCCACGCGGGACTTGCCGGCGGTGGTGAACTGGAGGAGTGCCATCTGGGCGGTTGCGTCCTGCATGGCAACGCGGTCGGGGTGGAATTCGGCAAAATCCTTGCCACGTTCGTAGGTCCTGTTCTCGGCGCCATCGATCAGATGGCTGTAGATAATCTTTTCGGCGAGGGTGAGCGGACGGCCCAGCTGCTTGCGTGCAGCTTCAACGCGGGCAGGAATGCGGGCGTAGACGCCCTGGATCATGTCGAAATTGAAAAGCATAGTCTCTTGGGGGTTTAGGTTGAATTATCGGGCGTAAAGATAGAAAAATTAGACAGGATTTAGTCTTTTACGCAACGCAGACTGCGACCTCGAACGAGCAGAGTCCCTTCATCGACTCCGTATCCGTCCTTGCCAGTGGTTGCAACGATGTGGTAAGCTAATGCACGATTGTTAGCGCATTCGCTACAATATTTGGCGGTAGATGTCCAAACGTATGCGCGCTTCCCGTTGGGGAAAAGTTCCGAACCGTAGGTGTTACTGACTGGGAGGAGTGCAAATCCCAATTCGTTTGTCGCAATGTCTTCGTTTCCGTCAGAGTCGTATTGCCATCCGCAAGTGGATCTCAGTTTTACGATTCCTTCCCTGCAATCTGGGAAACTTGTCTTGGTTTCGTCATCGCATTCCGCGCCAACGGCCTTGCCCAAAGTCATCCATTCAGAAATCGTGGGAACATGCCAACCGCTAGGACAAATTCCCTGCTGGGGATTTTCCCATTTTCCGAAAAGGGTGTCCTTAATTAAACCAGCTTCCATCATTTCGTCGGTATTGAAATTCATGACGCCCATGAAATTATAGAGCTGCCCGTACAGGGCGCAACTGTCTGCATCCGCATCGCACCAATGGTTGCCTGCCAGGTTGGGCGTTTTTTCTTCGTCGGCGTAAGCCAGGTTTTCCGCCATCCAGGTCTGTTCTCCGATTTTAACGGTGGCGTAGAACTGACCGTCGCGTTCGTCCTCCAGGCAGTGGTATTCAACGTCCGGGTTCAAGAATTTCCAACTGGGCTTCGACTTCCCTTCGCAGCCGATAACCGTGGGGGCTTTGTCGTAAAGGTGGCAGGAAATCTGCACCGCTGAAGACGAAATTGCAATTGAGGATGAAGACTTAGGCGGTTCCGAGGAAGAACTGCTTTTCTCGGTTCCTGCAGGGCAGGGCTTGATTATTTCGGGATACCA contains:
- a CDS encoding FISUMP domain-containing protein, with amino-acid sequence MIKKLFICFTFFAFIACGDDESSTSPAQEPSESSSSAKESNLKESSSSVSDKAGSEQGKSSATGNEKSSSSTDLSSSSTIPTMEECITRVRYNEVISSWEEYQSYKGNNCDKEGYVLLTEDDKILVTCKDGTWYPEIIKPCPAGTEKSSSSSEPPKSSSSIAISSSAVQISCHLYDKAPTVIGCEGKSKPSWKFLNPDVEYHCLEDERDGQFYATVKIGEQTWMAENLAYADEEKTPNLAGNHWCDADADSCALYGQLYNFMGVMNFNTDEMMEAGLIKDTLFGKWENPQQGICPSGWHVPTISEWMTLGKAVGAECDDETKTSFPDCREGIVKLRSTCGWQYDSDGNEDIATNELGFALLPVSNTYGSELFPNGKRAYVWTSTAKYCSECANNRALAYHIVATTGKDGYGVDEGTLLVRGRSLRCVKD
- a CDS encoding aconitate hydratase, which gives rise to MLFNFDMIQGVYARIPARVEAARKQLGRPLTLAEKIIYSHLIDGAENRTYERGKDFAEFHPDRVAMQDATAQMALLQFTTAGKSRVAVPSSVHCDHLIIAREGVEKDLPRAKEESKEVYDFLQSVSAKYGIDCWLPGAGIIHQVVLENYAFPGGMMIGTDSHTVNAGGLGMLAIGVGGADAVDAMVGLPWELKYPKMIGVKLTGKLQGFATAKDIILKLAGILTVKGGTNAIIEYFGEGARSLSATGKATIANMGAEVGATCSTFSYDDSMSRYLKVTGRADVAAAADKIAEHLKADPEVEANPEKYFDRVVEIDLSTLVPHFNGPFSPDRAYAVTDMAESLKATETKPESTPVVSAALIGSCTNSSYEDLFMAANMIKQALAKGLSPKCPLLINPGSEQVRYTAERDGLIDLFKQFGATIMTNACGPCIGRWDRAGADKKELNTIVHSFNRNFAKRADGNPNTHAFVASPLMAVIAALSGDIRFNPMTDTLVNNEGKAVKLDPPEQCELPPKGFEVKDAGYQAPAEDGSKITVSINPESKRLQALAPFAAWDGKDIAGAPILIKAKGKCTTDHISMAGPWLNYRGHLENISNNMLIGAVNAFNGETNKVLCQCGEYKEVPELAKIYKAKGTGSIVIGDENYGEGSSREHAAMEPRFLGVKAVIVKSFARIHETNLKKQGMLALTFKNAADYDKIQEQDVFDIVGLTKFAPGSEFTLVAHHKDGSVDNIALSHTYNEQQWAWFKAGSALNLIRANNK